A DNA window from Actinomadura coerulea contains the following coding sequences:
- a CDS encoding helix-turn-helix domain-containing protein, which produces MAKRKPSPALKAFGAEVRRLREDVGITRTELANRISVTPSYVSQVESGNTRCRNDFAQRLDQALGTGDQLTTAWTKHLRAASYPKFFADYSEAEATADLLRAYEATFVPGLLQTEEYARVLLPSEAALDGRLNRQQILCRETPPRLIVVMDESVLIREVGGPGVMRDQCEHLLKASERENILVQIAPIAYYRGVSGSFNIATQSTGEELVSLETSTGGVTSDDSGDILTVVGEFAELQARALSVTDSRDFLRKAIDRWTM; this is translated from the coding sequence ATGGCCAAGCGCAAGCCGTCCCCCGCTCTGAAGGCTTTCGGCGCGGAAGTCAGGCGCCTGCGCGAAGACGTCGGCATCACCCGGACAGAGCTCGCCAACCGCATATCGGTGACGCCCTCGTACGTCTCGCAGGTCGAGAGCGGCAACACCCGCTGCCGCAACGACTTCGCCCAGCGTCTGGACCAGGCGTTAGGCACAGGCGACCAGCTCACGACGGCCTGGACCAAGCACCTCCGCGCGGCGAGCTACCCGAAGTTCTTCGCCGACTACTCGGAGGCCGAAGCGACAGCCGACCTCCTCCGCGCCTACGAGGCAACCTTCGTGCCTGGGCTGCTGCAGACGGAGGAGTACGCCCGCGTACTCCTTCCCTCAGAGGCCGCCCTCGATGGACGTCTCAATCGACAGCAGATCCTGTGCCGCGAGACGCCACCTCGGCTCATCGTGGTCATGGACGAGAGCGTGCTCATCCGGGAGGTGGGTGGCCCAGGCGTGATGCGGGACCAGTGCGAGCACTTGCTGAAGGCATCAGAGCGAGAGAACATCCTCGTTCAGATCGCTCCGATCGCTTACTACCGCGGCGTCTCCGGATCATTCAACATCGCCACACAATCAACAGGAGAAGAACTGGTCTCTCTGGAGACCTCCACCGGAGGAGTCACATCTGACGACTCGGGGGATATCTTGACCGTTGTCGGCGAATTTGCGGAGTTGCAGGCACGCGCACTGAGCGTCACCGACTCCCGTGACTTCTTACGAAAGGCGATAGACCGGTGGACGATGTGA
- a CDS encoding translation initiation factor IF-2, with translation MRRFVIPLVVLLAAGCGQLGRSPEDVAAADARKAAERAGDRVYDARVRPARDMAHRAADLDGVEVMRVTGVSTAGKGVRLVLRTSGTAPDGGWFPTSTVSVRRCFELRFSTTTEWQHYGTRQVSCPAGSPLAFGPWPKTPEIPFERLRKALPRVPKDGKADEARVRAAVASLRLAPAIRREFTTRGGVVGVALTVKPYGSDVFDCVLGRVAPGRTSVWVPPRMQRMAGEGGCSAGNAVDPLPPPH, from the coding sequence ATGCGCCGCTTCGTGATCCCCCTGGTCGTCCTGCTCGCCGCCGGCTGCGGGCAGCTGGGCCGGAGTCCTGAGGACGTGGCCGCCGCGGACGCGCGGAAGGCCGCCGAGCGGGCCGGGGACCGGGTCTACGACGCCCGGGTGCGGCCCGCGCGGGACATGGCGCACCGGGCGGCGGACCTCGACGGCGTGGAGGTCATGCGGGTGACCGGTGTCTCGACGGCCGGGAAAGGGGTGCGGCTCGTCCTGCGGACGTCGGGGACGGCGCCGGACGGCGGCTGGTTCCCGACCTCGACCGTCAGCGTCCGGCGGTGCTTCGAACTGCGGTTCTCCACCACCACCGAATGGCAGCACTACGGGACCCGGCAGGTGTCGTGCCCGGCCGGGTCCCCGCTCGCCTTCGGACCGTGGCCGAAGACGCCGGAGATTCCGTTCGAGCGGCTGCGCAAGGCGCTGCCCCGCGTCCCGAAGGACGGCAAGGCGGACGAGGCGAGGGTCCGCGCGGCGGTCGCGTCGCTGCGGCTCGCCCCGGCGATCCGGCGCGAGTTCACCACCAGGGGCGGCGTCGTCGGCGTGGCTCTCACCGTGAAGCCCTACGGGTCGGACGTCTTCGACTGCGTCCTCGGCCGGGTCGCGCCGGGCCGTACCAGCGTGTGGGTTCCGCCCCGCATGCAGCGGATGGCGGGCGAGGGCGGATGCAGCGCCGGCAACGCCGTCGATCCGCTGCCGCCGCCGCACTGA
- a CDS encoding CatB-related O-acetyltransferase codes for MPLVPADPNALHPMPEQPRVVLLKPLVTSPLIEVGEFSYYDDPDDPTAFETRNVLYHYGPERLVIGRFCALGEGVRFIMNGANHRMDGPSTFPFPIMGGSWAEHVDLITGLPGRGDTVVGHDVWFGYRATVMPGVRIGHGAIIASGSVVVDDVPDYGIVGGNPARLIRRRHSDTDVDRLLALAWWDWPLQHITEHVRTIMSGSVDDLEEAAARMR; via the coding sequence ATGCCACTGGTCCCCGCCGACCCGAACGCCCTGCACCCGATGCCCGAGCAGCCGCGCGTGGTGCTTCTGAAGCCGCTGGTCACCTCGCCGCTGATCGAGGTCGGGGAGTTCTCCTACTACGACGACCCGGACGATCCGACGGCGTTCGAGACGCGCAACGTGCTGTACCACTACGGGCCGGAGAGGCTGGTGATCGGAAGGTTCTGCGCGCTGGGCGAGGGCGTGCGGTTCATCATGAACGGCGCCAACCACCGCATGGACGGGCCCTCGACCTTCCCGTTCCCGATCATGGGCGGCTCCTGGGCCGAGCACGTCGACCTCATCACCGGCCTGCCCGGACGGGGCGACACCGTGGTCGGCCACGACGTCTGGTTCGGCTACCGGGCCACGGTGATGCCCGGCGTCCGCATCGGCCACGGAGCGATCATCGCGTCCGGCTCCGTCGTCGTCGACGACGTCCCCGACTACGGCATCGTCGGCGGCAACCCGGCCAGGCTCATCCGCCGCCGCCACAGCGACACCGACGTCGACCGCCTCCTGGCCCTGGCCTGGTGGGACTGGCCGCTCCAGCACATCACCGAGCACGTCCGCACGATCATGTCCGGCAGCGTCGACGACCTTGAGGAAGCGGCGGCCCGCATGAGGTGA
- a CDS encoding Gfo/Idh/MocA family protein, whose protein sequence is MRVGVVGLKMGLHLATWCRRVGMDVVAICDRDPERLALAKKEIPEAVLTERWPDLLKQGLDGVVLANDFDAHAPLALAFLAEGVHVLSEAAACSSYQEGRQLIEAVESSSATYSFAENYVLHPHVRLIREAVDAAEFGRISLIEADYLHGMSPKAVAALIGDPAHWRGRIAATAYCTHTVSPILAVADAWPVEVAAFPVDEADPRAAVVMNIRLSTGALAVTRHGFLQGEPDSHWSWVSVRGTRALAESVRGPGEQAWSVRFRAEEWTTPEGTVREEIRVPPALTLNGEPVQRNAEGTVLLLQAFQAAVEEEAPPLIPVRPAVAASLVGVAGAESLRNGSRPVPVPDLGWCGPPRAS, encoded by the coding sequence ATGCGCGTGGGAGTGGTGGGACTCAAGATGGGGCTTCACCTGGCGACATGGTGTCGCCGAGTGGGCATGGACGTGGTGGCGATCTGCGACCGTGACCCCGAGCGACTCGCCCTAGCAAAGAAGGAGATCCCGGAGGCGGTTCTCACCGAGCGGTGGCCCGACCTACTGAAACAGGGACTCGACGGCGTGGTGCTGGCGAACGACTTCGACGCGCACGCGCCTCTGGCGCTCGCGTTCCTCGCAGAGGGCGTGCACGTTCTGTCCGAAGCGGCGGCATGCAGCAGTTACCAGGAGGGGCGTCAGCTCATCGAGGCGGTGGAGAGTTCCTCCGCGACCTATTCGTTCGCCGAGAACTACGTCCTCCACCCGCATGTGCGCCTCATCCGCGAGGCCGTCGACGCGGCCGAGTTCGGACGGATAAGTCTCATCGAGGCCGACTATTTGCACGGCATGTCACCGAAGGCAGTCGCCGCGCTGATCGGTGACCCGGCCCACTGGCGAGGACGTATCGCCGCCACCGCCTACTGCACCCACACCGTCTCGCCCATCCTGGCGGTCGCGGATGCGTGGCCGGTGGAGGTCGCAGCGTTCCCAGTTGACGAGGCCGATCCACGGGCTGCGGTCGTCATGAACATACGGCTGTCCACCGGTGCACTCGCCGTTACCCGACATGGCTTCCTCCAGGGTGAACCGGACAGCCACTGGAGCTGGGTCTCCGTGCGCGGCACCCGCGCGCTGGCCGAATCCGTCCGGGGACCGGGCGAGCAGGCCTGGTCGGTCCGCTTCAGGGCAGAGGAATGGACCACCCCTGAAGGGACGGTACGTGAGGAGATTCGTGTTCCACCCGCGCTCACGTTGAATGGTGAACCTGTGCAGCGCAACGCGGAGGGCACCGTGCTGCTGCTTCAGGCGTTCCAGGCTGCCGTGGAAGAAGAAGCGCCGCCCCTGATCCCAGTCCGTCCTGCCGTTGCCGCATCACTTGTCGGCGTGGCCGGAGCCGAATCGCTGCGGAACGGGTCTCGCCCGGTGCCCGTCCCCGATCTGGGCTGGTGCGGGCCACCCCGAGCTTCCTGA
- a CDS encoding TetR/AcrR family transcriptional regulator, with the protein MRPPRPRPRPGGRTARTRERVLDAVLAELGEHGFDGLTMEAVAARAGVHRATVYRRWSDVGGLLADVLDAAGDDDWRPPDTGSLEGDLAALNREIQTAMAAEPPIMAALIAASFRSEKAAEAQQRLWEDRYTRCETVVARAVHRGELPPSTDARRLLIAATAPMYHHLVLLRTPPDPGLPAHAARTAALAAAAGAFADPAQGRAC; encoded by the coding sequence GTGCGGCCGCCCCGGCCCCGGCCCCGGCCCGGCGGCCGGACGGCCCGCACCCGTGAGCGGGTGCTCGACGCGGTCCTCGCGGAGCTCGGCGAGCACGGCTTCGACGGGCTCACCATGGAGGCCGTCGCCGCCCGCGCCGGCGTGCACCGCGCCACGGTCTACCGGCGCTGGAGCGACGTCGGCGGCCTGCTCGCCGACGTCCTCGACGCGGCCGGAGACGACGACTGGCGCCCCCCGGACACCGGCTCGCTGGAAGGCGACCTCGCGGCGCTGAACCGGGAGATCCAGACGGCCATGGCCGCGGAGCCGCCGATCATGGCGGCACTGATCGCCGCCTCGTTCCGCTCGGAGAAGGCCGCCGAAGCCCAGCAGCGGCTCTGGGAGGACCGCTACACCCGCTGCGAGACCGTCGTCGCCCGGGCCGTCCACCGCGGCGAACTGCCGCCGTCCACCGACGCCCGGCGCCTGCTCATCGCCGCGACCGCGCCGATGTACCACCACCTGGTGCTCCTGCGCACCCCGCCCGACCCGGGCCTCCCCGCCCACGCGGCCAGGACCGCCGCCCTTGCCGCAGCCGCCGGTGCCTTCGCCGACCCCGCTCAGGGGCGGGCCTGCTGA
- a CDS encoding trypsin-like peptidase domain-containing protein: MDEWQWRAWVGPPSGGKLGAAFLVTETRLLTCAHTVHGREEMRVGFPGLLEDLPARVVRRGDWRRAGDPGDVAVLELREPVALTPAALAAPDGLHAGGLGGRTLGVWGFPRRPDQNERHAAVTAFPHRGMRREWWELKTGRGDWLEEGYSGSAVYDTATGEVIGMVTNAELRHGDRADLGWMLPIAHIRTYWEELDDLLPLRWLTPAARRELRELLDGVRYTDPLAADLERITGRRSFGGFRSAWGSVRHVAEGWPEDRLVRYVAALGPHLPESARRRLTAWSARHLPRAAPAAPRQGPASVIVRLERVTFDNAFDVTVHTWIDGAEGPGRPTERVPDRRVRPVVEAGVAALAPALFGRDWMIEFAVPEGWLGKPFEQWYVDARNRIPMRKYPVVVRDVERLRPDSIRRDQAHHRWRLLIERGRSEPRPIACDAPRKGSDFQDWLEANIDLCVLVYGSRPVKSWLTAALNNGVPVMMWTRTPCDASSHGDCRGHRVLDELTAAVGDRHPGDLPRLALALRKAALVAPKDTPHCGRDLTLLWDDPSRLPDPPLAMEV; the protein is encoded by the coding sequence GTGGACGAGTGGCAGTGGCGCGCCTGGGTCGGCCCGCCGTCCGGCGGCAAGCTCGGCGCGGCGTTCCTGGTCACCGAGACGCGGCTGCTGACGTGCGCCCACACCGTCCACGGGCGGGAGGAGATGCGCGTCGGGTTCCCCGGGCTGCTGGAGGACCTGCCCGCCAGGGTCGTGCGGCGCGGCGACTGGCGGCGGGCGGGCGACCCCGGCGACGTCGCCGTCCTCGAACTGCGCGAACCGGTCGCGCTGACCCCCGCCGCGCTCGCCGCGCCCGACGGCCTGCACGCGGGGGGCCTCGGCGGACGGACGCTCGGGGTGTGGGGGTTCCCGCGCCGTCCCGACCAGAACGAGCGGCACGCGGCGGTGACGGCGTTCCCGCACCGCGGGATGCGGCGCGAGTGGTGGGAGCTGAAGACCGGCCGGGGCGACTGGCTGGAGGAGGGCTACAGCGGCTCCGCCGTGTACGACACGGCGACGGGCGAGGTCATCGGCATGGTGACGAACGCCGAGCTGCGCCACGGCGACCGGGCCGACCTCGGCTGGATGCTGCCCATCGCGCACATCCGGACGTACTGGGAAGAGCTGGACGATCTGCTGCCGCTGCGGTGGCTCACCCCCGCCGCCCGCCGCGAGCTGCGGGAGCTGCTGGACGGCGTCCGCTACACCGACCCGCTCGCCGCCGACCTCGAACGGATCACCGGCCGGCGGTCGTTCGGCGGCTTCCGGTCGGCGTGGGGCTCGGTGCGCCACGTGGCCGAGGGCTGGCCGGAGGACCGGCTCGTCCGCTACGTGGCGGCGCTCGGGCCGCACCTGCCCGAGTCCGCCCGGCGGCGGCTCACCGCGTGGTCCGCGCGGCACCTGCCCCGCGCCGCGCCCGCCGCCCCCCGCCAGGGGCCCGCGTCGGTCATCGTCCGGCTGGAGCGGGTCACGTTCGACAACGCCTTCGACGTGACCGTGCACACCTGGATCGACGGCGCCGAGGGACCGGGGCGGCCGACCGAGCGCGTCCCGGACCGGCGGGTGCGGCCGGTGGTCGAGGCGGGCGTGGCCGCGCTCGCGCCCGCGCTGTTCGGCCGCGACTGGATGATCGAGTTCGCGGTGCCGGAGGGCTGGCTCGGCAAGCCGTTCGAGCAGTGGTACGTCGACGCGCGCAACAGGATCCCCATGCGCAAGTACCCGGTGGTGGTGCGGGACGTGGAGCGGCTGCGGCCCGACTCGATCCGCCGCGACCAGGCCCACCACCGCTGGCGGCTGCTGATCGAGCGCGGCCGCAGCGAGCCCCGCCCCATCGCGTGCGACGCGCCGCGCAAGGGCAGCGACTTCCAGGACTGGCTGGAGGCCAACATCGACCTCTGCGTCCTGGTGTACGGGTCGCGCCCGGTGAAGAGCTGGCTGACGGCCGCGCTCAACAACGGCGTCCCCGTCATGATGTGGACGCGCACCCCGTGCGACGCGTCCTCGCACGGGGACTGCCGGGGGCACCGCGTCCTCGACGAACTGACCGCGGCGGTCGGCGACCGGCATCCGGGCGACCTCCCGCGGCTGGCGCTCGCGCTGCGGAAGGCCGCGCTCGTCGCCCCCAAGGACACCCCGCACTGCGGACGCGACCTGACGCTGCTGTGGGACGATCCGTCCCGGCTCCCCGACCCCCCGCTCGCGATGGAGGTATAG
- a CDS encoding ACT domain-containing protein, translating into MNGSSIPAARTQNLRVLEGRFVLERVSDVRTVALGSDLLALVLGPDGGAAMRRDDTAEDGWAALWNGDDAHDPEATGMLSAIVAPLAAVELPVWTAASYDGDLVLVPSGRLEEAVTVLRRAGHQVAV; encoded by the coding sequence GTGAATGGCAGCTCGATCCCGGCCGCTCGAACTCAGAACCTGCGCGTGCTGGAGGGCCGCTTCGTTCTAGAGCGGGTATCCGACGTCCGCACGGTCGCCCTCGGATCCGACCTGCTCGCCCTCGTGCTCGGTCCGGACGGAGGCGCGGCGATGCGGCGCGACGACACGGCCGAGGACGGTTGGGCGGCGTTGTGGAACGGCGATGACGCGCACGACCCGGAAGCGACGGGGATGCTCAGCGCCATCGTCGCACCGCTGGCCGCCGTCGAGCTCCCCGTCTGGACCGCTGCGAGCTACGACGGCGACCTGGTGCTCGTCCCATCCGGCCGCCTTGAGGAAGCCGTCACCGTACTCCGCCGCGCCGGTCACCAGGTGGCCGTATGA
- a CDS encoding CU044_2847 family protein yields MNELVRWQTENGTIVVETDDMEPGFQSVSRTGDLIHDAAGKLEDAFQSVRDAAQTALSSLRGGDLNPDGIELEFGVKLNAAAGAVIAKTTVEGHLKVKMTWGQPRAAEEA; encoded by the coding sequence GTGAACGAACTGGTGCGCTGGCAGACCGAGAACGGGACCATCGTCGTGGAGACCGACGACATGGAGCCGGGGTTCCAGTCGGTGTCCCGCACCGGCGATCTGATCCACGACGCGGCGGGCAAGCTGGAGGACGCGTTCCAGAGCGTCCGGGACGCGGCGCAGACGGCGCTGTCGTCGCTGCGCGGAGGCGACCTGAACCCCGACGGGATCGAGCTGGAGTTCGGCGTCAAGCTCAACGCGGCGGCCGGGGCCGTCATCGCCAAGACGACCGTCGAGGGCCACCTCAAGGTCAAGATGACGTGGGGGCAGCCGCGCGCCGCGGAGGAGGCGTAG
- a CDS encoding endonuclease/exonuclease/phosphatase family protein, giving the protein MLLHAKIPNRIGNLGSLVETFLPWFGLFVPVLLAGALWRRSASAPVALLLPVMVWLNLFGGLLGDKSHPGGFFTVVTHNVGAENPDPAGTARALAASGADVLALEELAQQVKGTYERELARTYPYHAVQGTVGLWSRLPLSDIRPVDIKTDVGPLGDTKPADVKMKDNRALRATVATEHGPLAVYVAHLGSVRVNPRAGFWTVHRDRGAQALGEAVAAEKIERVVLLGDLNGTEDDRAFAALDSHLRSVQDEAGDGFGFSWPAAFPMARIDQILVRGVEPGSSRVLPATGSDHLPVAAEISW; this is encoded by the coding sequence ATGCTGCTGCACGCGAAGATTCCGAACCGGATCGGGAACCTCGGCAGCCTGGTGGAGACCTTCCTGCCGTGGTTCGGCCTGTTCGTCCCGGTGCTGCTGGCGGGGGCGCTGTGGCGCCGCTCCGCCTCCGCGCCGGTTGCGCTGCTGCTGCCGGTCATGGTGTGGCTGAACCTGTTCGGCGGGCTGCTCGGCGACAAGTCCCACCCGGGCGGTTTCTTCACCGTCGTCACTCACAACGTCGGTGCCGAGAACCCTGACCCGGCCGGCACCGCCCGCGCCCTCGCCGCCTCCGGTGCGGACGTGCTCGCGCTGGAGGAGCTGGCCCAGCAGGTCAAGGGCACGTACGAGAGGGAGCTGGCCAGGACGTACCCGTACCACGCGGTGCAGGGCACGGTCGGGCTGTGGAGCAGGCTGCCGCTGTCGGACATCCGGCCGGTCGACATCAAGACGGACGTCGGGCCGCTGGGGGACACCAAGCCGGCCGACGTCAAGATGAAGGACAACCGGGCGCTGCGCGCCACGGTGGCCACGGAACACGGACCGCTGGCGGTGTACGTGGCCCACCTGGGTTCCGTACGCGTGAACCCCAGGGCGGGCTTCTGGACGGTTCACCGGGACAGGGGCGCGCAGGCGCTCGGCGAGGCCGTCGCCGCCGAGAAGATCGAGCGGGTGGTGCTGCTCGGCGACCTGAACGGCACCGAGGACGACCGCGCGTTCGCCGCCCTCGACTCGCACCTGCGCTCGGTCCAGGACGAGGCCGGGGACGGCTTCGGCTTCAGCTGGCCGGCGGCGTTCCCCATGGCGCGGATCGACCAGATCCTGGTCCGCGGCGTGGAGCCGGGAAGCTCGCGGGTGCTGCCCGCCACCGGCAGCGACCACCTGCCGGTGGCGGCGGAAATCAGCTGGTGA
- a CDS encoding DUF397 domain-containing protein, translating into MDDVTWRKARRSNDHGGACVELAQLVEGVAVRDSKDPAGPKLLLAPAAFRALLADLKQQ; encoded by the coding sequence GTGGACGATGTGACCTGGCGCAAGGCGCGACGAAGCAACGACCATGGAGGGGCCTGCGTAGAACTGGCGCAGCTCGTAGAAGGCGTGGCCGTCCGCGACTCCAAGGACCCGGCCGGGCCGAAGCTCCTGCTCGCCCCGGCCGCGTTCCGCGCACTGCTCGCGGACCTCAAGCAGCAGTAA
- a CDS encoding MmcQ/YjbR family DNA-binding protein, giving the protein MITVEQVRALATTLPRTSEHLIRDRVKFRVGSIVYVAFSRDETVMGFAFPKEERLALVESEPDKFHLPGESDMRFNWVHAWTSALDEAEMEELVTDAWRMVVPKKVAAARLGPQDG; this is encoded by the coding sequence ATGATCACCGTCGAGCAGGTGCGGGCCCTCGCGACGACGCTGCCCCGCACGTCCGAGCACCTGATCAGGGACCGGGTGAAGTTCCGCGTCGGCTCCATCGTCTACGTCGCCTTCTCGCGGGACGAGACCGTCATGGGCTTCGCGTTCCCCAAGGAGGAGCGGCTCGCCCTCGTCGAGTCCGAACCGGACAAGTTCCACCTCCCCGGCGAGTCCGACATGCGTTTCAACTGGGTCCACGCATGGACGTCGGCGCTGGACGAGGCCGAGATGGAGGAACTCGTCACCGACGCGTGGCGGATGGTCGTCCCGAAGAAGGTCGCCGCCGCCCGCCTCGGCCCTCAGGACGGATGA
- a CDS encoding VOC family protein, whose product MDINCVIVDSADPDRLAAFWSELLDRPVVARSGPYVWLERKDGLGVGFQRADGPKAAKNRLHLDLESEDPAAEQARVEELGGRRLTEYGPGGFLVMADPDGNEFCIIPKGPFDLDDEGRADYLPTDARAT is encoded by the coding sequence ATGGACATCAACTGCGTGATCGTCGACTCGGCCGACCCGGACCGGTTGGCGGCCTTCTGGAGCGAGCTGCTCGACCGGCCGGTCGTCGCGCGTTCCGGACCGTACGTCTGGCTGGAGCGCAAGGACGGGTTGGGCGTGGGCTTCCAGCGCGCCGACGGCCCCAAAGCCGCGAAGAACCGGCTGCACCTGGACTTGGAGTCGGAGGATCCGGCGGCCGAGCAGGCCAGAGTGGAGGAGCTGGGCGGACGGCGACTGACCGAGTACGGCCCGGGAGGCTTCCTCGTCATGGCCGACCCGGACGGGAACGAGTTCTGCATCATCCCGAAGGGCCCGTTCGACCTGGACGACGAGGGCCGAGCCGACTACCTGCCGACGGATGCCAGGGCCACCTGA
- a CDS encoding sensor histidine kinase has protein sequence MDRRPGLSARLKLTLSYAGFLLLGGGLLLVVVWVFVLRWMRDVDAGAIQRRFGVVIVLGPDRSELLGGFYPAAAAAMGFLLLFGLLGGWFLSGRMLAPLTRIGDAARMASTGSLSHRIRLLGRKDEFRELADVFDAMLEQLESHVAEQRRFAANASHELRTPLAISQTLLDAARNDPARDQGELLERLHAVNTRAIDLTEALLLLSRTDRRSLTRDVVDLSLIAEEAAETLLPLAEQNRITLDVTGEKAHALGSEELILRLVTNLVQNAIVHNVPDGGTVTVHTESRHDASVLQVENTGRPVPRELVPTLTEPFQRGTQRTRTGEHAGVGLGLAIVHSIVRAHDGTLDLVPRPAGGLIVTIRLPRERAEVSQQARP, from the coding sequence ATGGATAGGCGCCCAGGGCTCAGCGCCCGGCTGAAGCTCACCCTCAGCTACGCCGGATTCCTCCTGCTGGGAGGCGGTCTCCTGCTGGTCGTGGTCTGGGTGTTCGTGCTGCGCTGGATGCGCGACGTCGACGCCGGAGCCATCCAGAGGAGGTTCGGCGTCGTGATCGTGCTCGGTCCCGACCGCTCCGAACTCCTGGGCGGCTTCTACCCCGCGGCCGCCGCGGCGATGGGTTTCCTCCTGCTGTTCGGCCTCCTGGGGGGATGGTTCCTCTCGGGCCGGATGCTGGCACCCCTCACACGGATCGGGGACGCGGCGCGGATGGCCTCCACGGGATCGCTGTCCCACCGCATCCGGCTGCTGGGCCGCAAGGACGAGTTCCGCGAGCTCGCCGACGTGTTCGACGCCATGCTCGAACAACTGGAGTCGCACGTCGCCGAACAGCGGAGGTTCGCCGCGAACGCCTCCCACGAGCTGCGCACCCCGCTGGCCATCTCCCAGACCCTGCTGGACGCCGCCCGCAACGATCCCGCGCGGGACCAGGGCGAACTCCTCGAACGCCTCCACGCCGTCAACACGCGGGCGATCGACCTCACCGAGGCCCTCCTGCTGCTCAGCCGCACCGACCGCCGGAGCCTCACCCGCGACGTGGTCGACCTGTCCCTCATCGCCGAGGAGGCCGCCGAGACGCTGCTCCCCCTCGCCGAACAGAACCGGATCACGCTCGACGTCACCGGCGAGAAAGCCCACGCCCTCGGCTCCGAGGAGCTCATCCTCCGGCTGGTGACCAACCTCGTCCAGAACGCCATCGTCCACAACGTCCCGGATGGCGGCACCGTGACGGTTCACACCGAATCGCGGCACGACGCGAGCGTGCTGCAAGTCGAGAACACCGGACGGCCGGTGCCACGGGAACTGGTACCGACGCTCACCGAACCCTTCCAACGCGGCACCCAGCGCACACGCACCGGTGAGCACGCCGGCGTGGGCCTCGGGTTGGCGATCGTGCACAGCATCGTCCGGGCACACGACGGCACTCTCGACCTCGTCCCCCGCCCCGCCGGCGGCCTCATCGTCACGATCCGGCTGCCCCGCGAGCGGGCGGAGGTGTCTCAGCAGGCCCGCCCCTGA
- a CDS encoding AAA family ATPase, whose amino-acid sequence MPDWLLYTGSRRTHDGIDRLPPPPPWRAFDGEPALEPPSGGSGNEHQATTYRPSDDAVQQVNAALYLRRPLLVTGPPGTGKSTLAYAVAHELGLGPVLHWPITSRTILRDGLYQYDPLTRLYAAGRHDAAGRDDAAHEEDIGRYIRLGPLGTALLPYRRPRVLLVDEIDKSDIDLPNDLLTIFEKGEYELPELTRRADPVAEVMTADGPGARVTVTAGTVRCRAFPLVVMTSNGEREFPPAFLRRCVTVELRQPSGEAELSAIVREHLGPLADQSDDLVRRFFERSASGTLATDQLLNAVYLCRHADAADRRDLADRIMPYLTGPVDDD is encoded by the coding sequence GTGCCCGACTGGCTGCTCTACACAGGGAGCCGACGCACGCACGACGGCATCGACCGGCTGCCTCCGCCGCCGCCATGGCGCGCGTTCGACGGCGAGCCCGCCCTGGAGCCCCCTTCCGGCGGATCCGGCAACGAGCACCAGGCGACCACGTACCGTCCGTCCGACGATGCCGTGCAGCAGGTCAACGCCGCCCTGTACCTGCGCCGCCCACTGCTGGTGACGGGACCGCCCGGTACCGGGAAGTCGACGCTGGCCTACGCCGTCGCCCACGAACTGGGGCTAGGACCTGTCCTGCACTGGCCCATCACCAGCCGGACCATCCTCCGCGACGGCCTCTACCAGTACGACCCGCTCACCCGCCTGTACGCGGCCGGGCGGCACGACGCGGCGGGACGGGACGACGCGGCGCACGAGGAGGACATCGGCCGGTACATCCGCCTCGGCCCGCTCGGCACCGCGCTGCTGCCCTACCGGCGGCCGCGCGTCCTGCTCGTCGACGAGATCGACAAGAGCGACATCGACCTGCCCAACGACCTGCTCACCATCTTCGAGAAGGGCGAGTACGAGCTGCCCGAGCTGACCCGGCGGGCCGACCCGGTCGCCGAGGTCATGACCGCCGACGGGCCGGGCGCCCGGGTCACCGTCACCGCCGGGACGGTCCGCTGCCGCGCGTTCCCGCTGGTCGTGATGACCAGCAACGGCGAGCGGGAGTTCCCGCCCGCCTTCCTGCGGCGCTGCGTGACCGTGGAGCTGCGGCAGCCGTCGGGCGAGGCCGAGCTGTCGGCGATCGTCCGCGAGCACCTCGGGCCGCTCGCCGACCAGAGCGACGACCTCGTCCGCCGCTTCTTCGAGCGCTCCGCGTCCGGCACCCTCGCCACCGACCAGCTCCTCAACGCCGTCTACCTGTGCCGCCACGCCGACGCCGCGGACCGCCGGGACCTGGCCGACCGCATCATGCCCTACCTGACCGGGCCCGTCGATGACGATTGA